The Luteitalea sp. nucleotide sequence TAGCTCACCTTCACCGTGCCGTCGTGCTTCGTGACGTGCCATTGATGCGGGCTCGGTCGTGTAACCGCCACCGACTCATCTCTCCCATCGGTGAAACGTTCCATGAATACGTTCTTCGCGAAGTCGTGTGCCGCGTAGCGTCCGGGCGACGCGCGGCTCATGCGCACCTCGAAGGATCCCGCAGGCACGTCGGGAAAGATCACGTCCACCTGCATCCAACGGTGCTCCGGCTCGGGAAAGGAAACCTGGTACTGAATCGGCGCTTGCGAGCTCTGCGCCAAGCTCATCGAGCCGGCGACCAGTACGACAAGGGCGAGGAAAGAGAGCCGAAGACGGATACTCATAACTCAGAACTCAGAACTCGGAACTCAAGCAGCCCGAACCCAGTGCAGCATCTCGCGAAACGTCGCAGACTTACCCTGTACGAGCAGGCCAACACGAAAGATCCGGCCCGCCGCCCAGACGACGCCAGCCGCCGTGGCCACCGTGAGCACCACGGAGAGCAGCAGCTGCCAGAGCGGAGGTCCGGGCTCGAGCGCGAGCCGCACGAGCATGAGAAAGGGCGTGAAGAACGGGATCAACGAAAGGCCCGCGGAGAGGGTGGTGTCAGGCGATTGCACCACCGAGAACACGAGCACATACGGGATGACGGCAATCATCATGGCCGGTGTCATCATCGTCTGAGCGTCGCGCAGATCCGTGCAGGCTGCGCCAATGGCCAGGAAAAGCGCTCCGAAGATGAGCAGTGTGAGCAAGAGGAAGACGGCGAACCAGCCCACGATTCGTGGCGCGAGCATGTCCCCGTATCCCAGGTAGCCGAGCGCCACTGCGGCGCCACCGAGATACACGACGGCGAGCACGATTGCCGCCCCCGCAGTGGCAAGCAGCTTCCCCCACATCAGCTCACTGGGCGTGACGGATCCGAGCATGACCTCCGCAATCCGGCTCATTGTTTCCTCGATCACCGCGTTGAGCAACTGAGGCGCCGTGGTCATCACGAACATGAAGAGCAGGATCGGCAGTCCAATTGCCGCACCGAAGCTCCGAAATCGGTCGACTTCAGTCGCCGGCCTGATACGACCCTGGGCATCGCGCTCGAGCAAGCCAAGCTGACGAAATGGGACCTCACGCAGCGCGGCGTCCATTCCCGCTTGGTCCACTTTCAACGCCTTGAACCGCTGGGCGCGTACCGCGCCATTGATTGTCGTCTCGAGCCACAACGGGAGTGGTTGATATGTGGGCTGGCTCGAGTAGTAGCCAACGGCTGCGGTGCTGCCGGCCGTCAGTGTGTCCGGCGGTATCTCGACGAAGGCAAAGAGATCGTCGCGACGGACCCGGTCCGAGAGCCGGCGCACCGTCATTTTCTTGTAGAGCCCGCGCTCTTCGGGTAGGTAGCCGACCTGATCGCGTGCCGCGCGCGCGTCGGATAGGCCGAGCACCTCGATGGCGCCGCGGTCCGGCAGCAGGATGTGCATGATCATCCTGAGCGTCGTGGTCTTGCCGGAACCGTTCGGGCCAATAAAGCCGTAGATCGAGCCCTTCGGCACCTCGAGCGACACATCGTCTACGGCCACGGTGTTACCGAAGCCCTTCGTGACGTTGCGGAGCACTATTGCTGGCGCGCTCACGGCTCAGGATTCCACCGACAGGAGAAAACGGGGACAGCCCTCGTTTTCCGATATACGAAAAACGGGGGCTGTCCCCGTTTCTCACGGCTCGGGGGTCCACCACAGGTCGATGGGCCGCTCAGCGCGAGAGGCAAAGGGCAACGAGACCTTCCGGCCGGAGCCAGCGGACTGATAGGCGGCGAAGATGGCCTCGAGGACCGCACGCCCATCCTCGCCGGTGACGAGCGGTGGCCGGTCGTGCAACACGCAATCGACGAAATGCGCCATTTCCTGCGGAAAGCCATAATTCCAGGCCTCCTCGTAGACGGTGAACGACCAGCCCACCGTCTCGCCGCCTTTCTCGACGGCGTAGTCGTAGCCAACCTCACTGTACGTCTCGATCGCGTTGCCGTGAAGTAAGTCGGCATACGCCACACCCTGCGAGCCGTGCACTTCGGCTCGGTCATCCATGCCGCCAAGCTTCGTCCAGCTCTCCTCAGCGAGGCCAGTCACGCCATCTTCGAGCTCGACCAGCAGGATCGCGTTGTCATCACCGCGTGTCTTTTCGTCGTGCACGCGCGTGTCCATGTGCGCGTATACCGAGGCAATCTTCGGCCGGCCCAGCATCCAGCGGAAGAACGCAATCGCGTGGCATCCCATGTCCATCGTGACGCCACCGCCGGAGCGCGACACATCCCAGAAGTGCGAAGCATGCGGACCGTCGTGCTTTTCGGACTGTTTGATGAGTGTCGGTCGGCCCAGCGCGCCGGAATCGAGCAACTGTTTCAGGCGGACGTACTTCGGAGCGAAGCAGAGCTCCTCCGCGTACATGAGCTTGACGTTCGCTCGCCGGCAGGCGTCGATCATGCGGTCCGCTTCCTCCAGGTTCAGGCACAGCGGCTTTTCACACACGACGTGCTTGCCGGCGGCGGCAGCGTCACGTGTGATCGCGCAGTGGAGGTCGTTCGGTACGCCAATGACGACCATGTCGACCTCGTCCATGGCGAGAAGCGCCCGATAGTCGGTGACGTAGTGTGGGATCGCGTAACGTTCGCTGAACGCCTGGGCGTGGCCGGGGGTGGGGGAGGCGACCCCGAACAGCTCAGCATGCTTGCACCGCTGCAAGGCGTCCGCGTGGATGCTGGAGATGAATTGCGACCCGATCAGTCCGACCCTGACGCCCGTCTCGCGCCGATCCGTCACGGCGAGATCTCCCACCCTCGTCGGAAGTCTGGCTTGATGAGCGGGTCCGCCTCTGGGACGCCCTTCGCGCGCATGTTCTCGGCGTCCCAGTCGATCGTGCGGCCGGTCCGGACGGCCAGGAGACCGACCAGCAGCGCTTCCGTCAGCGTCGACGCGTACGCGAAATCCGCGAGCGCCCGGCCTTCACCCTTGCACGCGCGAATCCACTCCTGATGATGCCCTGTCTCGCCTCGAACCGGCGGACGCGGGAGCGTGGATGGGATCGGTGCAGCGTCCACGAACTTCTTCCGCGGCAGCAACAGGAACATGTCCTCGTCTGTCTGCCCGCCATGCCACGTTCGTGTGAACAGCGTCCCCGTGGTGCCAATGACCAGCGAGCCGTTTGTCGGTATCGGCTCACCGTCGAAGAGATCTCGCGGGGGCTGTTGCTTGCTGGAGTAGAACGTCACGGCAACCGAGGGGCGACGACCGCGCGCTGGGAAGGTGAGCTCGACGATCTCCCATTCGGGCGGCCCCTCCGCCGTGCGGCGCGACGAGTCCTTCAGCCGCGCCGAGACCGGCACGCCCAGCTCGAGGGCCCAGAAGGCGGGGTCGAGGTTGTGCACGCCCATATCGCCCATTGCGCCGGTGCCGAAGTCGTACCATCCTCGCCACACGAAGGGCACATATGCGGGATGGTAGGGGCGCGACGCCGCCGGTCCAAGCCACAGGTCCCAATCGAGCGCTTTCGGCACCGGCGGCCTGTCTTGGGGGCGCTCCACGCCTTGTGGCCACCACTCGGCCGGGCGATCGGTCCACACGTGAATCTCGGTCACCTCTCCAATGACCCCCGCTCGAATGGTCTCGACGGCGCGCCGCGAGCCCTCGAGCGCATGCCCCTGCGTTCCCATCTGCGTCACGACACCCGCCTCGCGCGCGACGTTTCTCATCATGCGAGCTTCCCAGATCGTGCGCGTCAGCGGCTTCTCGCAGTACACGTGCAGTCCCCGGCGCATGGCGGCAATCGATGCGGCCGCGTGGACGTGATCCGGCGTGCTCACCACGACCGCGTCGAGCGCCTTTTCCGTATCGAGCATGCGGCGGAAGTCGCGGTAGCGGCGGACCTGCGGGTAGCGGGCAAACGTCTTGGCCGCCTGTCTCTCGTCGACATCGCACAACGCGACGATTTGCTCGCTGCTCACGCCGGCAAGATTATCCGCGCCCCGGCCGCCAGCACCGATGATGCCGATCGCGAGCTGGTCGCTCGGTGCCACGCGGCGACGGCCAGGTTGGGCTAGGGGACGGCCCGCAACAGAAACGCTCGCCGCGGCAAGCGCCGCGCCGCGCAACAACTCTCGCCGCGTGAGATCAGCCATCACTGCACCTGAGCGCTAAGAGGCCTCGAGACCCGCAAGAATCTGCTCGACATACTGGGCCTCGGGCAGCGCTCCCAGAATCTCGCCATGGCCGTTGACGATGGTCTTTGGCACACCTGTGACCTGATACTGCCGCACCAAGTCCGGGTAATCGACCGCGGAAATGGAAGACGCTCGGATGAGGGGG carries:
- a CDS encoding ATP-binding cassette domain-containing protein: MSAPAIVLRNVTKGFGNTVAVDDVSLEVPKGSIYGFIGPNGSGKTTTLRMIMHILLPDRGAIEVLGLSDARAARDQVGYLPEERGLYKKMTVRRLSDRVRRDDLFAFVEIPPDTLTAGSTAAVGYYSSQPTYQPLPLWLETTINGAVRAQRFKALKVDQAGMDAALREVPFRQLGLLERDAQGRIRPATEVDRFRSFGAAIGLPILLFMFVMTTAPQLLNAVIEETMSRIAEVMLGSVTPSELMWGKLLATAGAAIVLAVVYLGGAAVALGYLGYGDMLAPRIVGWFAVFLLLTLLIFGALFLAIGAACTDLRDAQTMMTPAMMIAVIPYVLVFSVVQSPDTTLSAGLSLIPFFTPFLMLVRLALEPGPPLWQLLLSVVLTVATAAGVVWAAGRIFRVGLLVQGKSATFREMLHWVRAA
- a CDS encoding gfo/Idh/MocA family oxidoreductase — protein: MGDLAVTDRRETGVRVGLIGSQFISSIHADALQRCKHAELFGVASPTPGHAQAFSERYAIPHYVTDYRALLAMDEVDMVVIGVPNDLHCAITRDAAAAGKHVVCEKPLCLNLEEADRMIDACRRANVKLMYAEELCFAPKYVRLKQLLDSGALGRPTLIKQSEKHDGPHASHFWDVSRSGGGVTMDMGCHAIAFFRWMLGRPKIASVYAHMDTRVHDEKTRGDDNAILLVELEDGVTGLAEESWTKLGGMDDRAEVHGSQGVAYADLLHGNAIETYSEVGYDYAVEKGGETVGWSFTVYEEAWNYGFPQEMAHFVDCVLHDRPPLVTGEDGRAVLEAIFAAYQSAGSGRKVSLPFASRAERPIDLWWTPEP